One part of the Anopheles coustani chromosome 2, idAnoCousDA_361_x.2, whole genome shotgun sequence genome encodes these proteins:
- the LOC131265863 gene encoding ELAV-like protein 4 isoform X1 has product MMTNGIADAQQNGGGQEDSKTNLIVNYLPQQMTQEEIRSLFSSIGEVESCKLIRDKVTGQSLGYGFVNYQRAEDASKAINTLNGLRLQNKQIKVSFARPSSEAIKGANLYVSGLPKNMLQADLEALFSPYGRIITSRILCDNITARQYSSPTGENGNGLSKGVGFIRFDQRMEAEKAIKELNGTVPKGSTEPITVKFANNPSSTKTVPPLAAYLGPQAARRFPGPIHHPTGRFSSAIPNYRYSPLAGDLLANSMIPTNAIANGSGWCIFVYNLAPETEENVLWQLFGPFGAVQSVKVIKDLQTNKCKGFGFVTMTNYDEAVVAIQSLNGYTLGNRVLQVSFKTNKSKNA; this is encoded by the exons ATGATGACGAACGGAATCGCTGACGCGCAACAAAATGGCGGTGGCCAGGAGGACTCGAAGACCAATCTTATCGTCAATTATTTACCACAGCAGATGACCCAGGAGGAGATACGGTCGCTGTTCTCCAGCATCGGCGAGGTGGAAAGCTGCAAGCTGATCCGCGACAAGGTTACCG GGCAAAGTCTCGGCTACGGGTTTGTCAACTACCAGCGCGCCGAGGACGCGAGCAAAGCGATCAACACACTGAACGGCCTACGGTTGCAGAACAAGCAAATAAAG GTGTCATTTGCACGACCAAGTTCCGAGGCAATAAAGGGCGCGAATCTGTACGTGTCCGGTCTGCCGAAGAACATGCTACAGGCGGACCTGGAGGCGCTGTTCAGCCCGTACGGGCGCATCATTACGTCCCGCATACTCTGTGACAATATTACTG CACGACAGTATAGCTCGCCTACCGGTGAAAATGGCAACG GTCTTTCCAAGGGCGTTGGCTTCATCCGCTTCGATCAGCGTATGGAGGCGGAGAAGGCCATCAAGGAGCTGAACGGAACCGTACCGAAGGGTTCGACCGAGCCGATCACCGTCAAGTTCGCCAACAACCCGAGCAGCACCAAGACGGTGCCGCCACTGGCGGCCTACCTTGGACCGCAGGCCGCCCGCCGCTTTCCGGGACCGATCCATCATCCGACCGGAAGATTTAG CAGTGCCATTCCAAACTATCGATACTCGCCGCTGGCCGGAGACTTGCTAGCGAACTCGATGATTCCTACCAACGCCATCGCGAACGGCTCCGGCTGGTGCATTTTCGTCTACAACCTCGCCCCGGAAACGGAAGAGAACGTCCTGTGGCAGCTGTTCGGTCCGTTCGGTGCCGTCCAATCAGTGAAG GTCATCAAAGATTTGCAAACCAACAAGTGCAAAGGCTTCGGGTTCGTGACGATGACCAACTACGACGAGGCGGTCGTCGCCATCCAGTCCCTGAACGGCTACACGCTCGGCAACCGGGTGCTGCAGGTCAGCTTCAAGACGAACAAGTCTAAAAATGCGTAA
- the LOC131265863 gene encoding ELAV-like protein 3 isoform X2 encodes MMTNGIADAQQNGGGQEDSKTNLIVNYLPQQMTQEEIRSLFSSIGEVESCKLIRDKVTGQSLGYGFVNYQRAEDASKAINTLNGLRLQNKQIKVSFARPSSEAIKGANLYVSGLPKNMLQADLEALFSPYGRIITSRILCDNITARQYSSPTGENGNGLSKGVGFIRFDQRMEAEKAIKELNGTVPKGSTEPITVKFANNPSSTKTVPPLAAYLGPQAARRFPGPIHHPTGRFSAIPNYRYSPLAGDLLANSMIPTNAIANGSGWCIFVYNLAPETEENVLWQLFGPFGAVQSVKVIKDLQTNKCKGFGFVTMTNYDEAVVAIQSLNGYTLGNRVLQVSFKTNKSKNA; translated from the exons ATGATGACGAACGGAATCGCTGACGCGCAACAAAATGGCGGTGGCCAGGAGGACTCGAAGACCAATCTTATCGTCAATTATTTACCACAGCAGATGACCCAGGAGGAGATACGGTCGCTGTTCTCCAGCATCGGCGAGGTGGAAAGCTGCAAGCTGATCCGCGACAAGGTTACCG GGCAAAGTCTCGGCTACGGGTTTGTCAACTACCAGCGCGCCGAGGACGCGAGCAAAGCGATCAACACACTGAACGGCCTACGGTTGCAGAACAAGCAAATAAAG GTGTCATTTGCACGACCAAGTTCCGAGGCAATAAAGGGCGCGAATCTGTACGTGTCCGGTCTGCCGAAGAACATGCTACAGGCGGACCTGGAGGCGCTGTTCAGCCCGTACGGGCGCATCATTACGTCCCGCATACTCTGTGACAATATTACTG CACGACAGTATAGCTCGCCTACCGGTGAAAATGGCAACG GTCTTTCCAAGGGCGTTGGCTTCATCCGCTTCGATCAGCGTATGGAGGCGGAGAAGGCCATCAAGGAGCTGAACGGAACCGTACCGAAGGGTTCGACCGAGCCGATCACCGTCAAGTTCGCCAACAACCCGAGCAGCACCAAGACGGTGCCGCCACTGGCGGCCTACCTTGGACCGCAGGCCGCCCGCCGCTTTCCGGGACCGATCCATCATCCGACCGGAAGATTTAG TGCCATTCCAAACTATCGATACTCGCCGCTGGCCGGAGACTTGCTAGCGAACTCGATGATTCCTACCAACGCCATCGCGAACGGCTCCGGCTGGTGCATTTTCGTCTACAACCTCGCCCCGGAAACGGAAGAGAACGTCCTGTGGCAGCTGTTCGGTCCGTTCGGTGCCGTCCAATCAGTGAAG GTCATCAAAGATTTGCAAACCAACAAGTGCAAAGGCTTCGGGTTCGTGACGATGACCAACTACGACGAGGCGGTCGTCGCCATCCAGTCCCTGAACGGCTACACGCTCGGCAACCGGGTGCTGCAGGTCAGCTTCAAGACGAACAAGTCTAAAAATGCGTAA